DNA sequence from the Schistocerca serialis cubense isolate TAMUIC-IGC-003099 chromosome 9, iqSchSeri2.2, whole genome shotgun sequence genome:
gaacgaagtgctcggattaaaaacggtgtaagacggggatgttctctttcacccctaatgttcaatctgtatatcgaagaagcaatgatggaaataaaagaaaggttctggagtgagattaaaactcaagatggaaggatatcaatgatacaattcgctaatGATGTatactgagcgaaagtgaagaaaaattacaggatctactgaatgtaatggtctaatgagtacaaatacgaactgagagtaaatcgaagaaagacgaaagtaatcagtagtagcagaaataagaagagcgagaaacttaacatcaggattgacagtcacaaagtagatgaagctaaggaatttttctacttgggcagtaaaataaccaattaacGGGCGGAgtaaggacatgaaaagcagactagcactggcaaaaagggcattcctggccaagataaatctactagtatcaaacatagaccttaatttgagaaagaaacttctgagaatgtacgtttggaacacagcaatgtatggtagtgaaatgaaatatcgtgtggcgagggcctcccaacGGGTAGACCTGATCGCCAGgtcaagtcttttgaggtgaccccacttcggcgacttgcgcgtcggtgaagATGAAgtcgacacaaacacccagtccctgagcggagaaaatctccaacccagccaggaatcgaacccgggccctccaGCATGACAAGCCGGCGCACTGTCCACTCAGGTACGGTGTCGgactagtgaaacatggactgtgggaaaaccggaacagaagaatgtctctgagcactatgggacttaactgctgaggtcatcagtcccctagaacttagaactacttaaaccgaactaacctaaggacatcacacacatccatgcccgaggcaggattcgaacctgcgaccgtagcggtcgcgcggttccagactgaagcgcctagaaccgctcggccacaccggccggcccggaacagaagagcatcgaagcatttgagatgtggtgctaccgacgaatgttgaaaattaggtggattgataaggaatgaggaggttctgcgcagaatcgggaaggaaaggaatatatgggaaacactgagaagaagaaggcacagggtgagaggacatctgttaagacatcagggaatgacatccatagtactagagggagctgtagagggcaaaaactgtagaggaagacagagattagaatacattcagcaaataattgaggacgcaggttggaagtgctacgctgagataaagaggtcggcacaggagaggaattcgagccGGCAGTACCAAACCAATCAGAAGAATGGAGGAGATTGAGGAACTGTAGTATGAGATAGATTATTGagatagttaagagagacaaaAATCTAATTTGTGATCAGGGAATGGAAtttgatggtaggaaaaggaagagaaggaaaaattgtaggtgaatatttTGCACAGAGccaaatttaatcatagctaacacttgttttaaggatcatgaaagaagattgtatacgtgaaAAAGACCTGGAGACAACGGAAGGTTTCTGATTGATTAGGCCTATGTAATGATAAGAAAGATttggaaaccaggttttaaattgtacgacatttccagggacagatgtggactccgagcacaatttattggttatgaactgtagattaaaactgaagaagctgcaaaaacgcAGGAATATAagaagataaactgaaagaaccagaggaatacagtagaagaagaacagggtagctttgagagatgtaatagtgaaggcagaagaggctcaagcaggtaaagagacgagggctagtagaaatccttgggtaacaaaagagatattgaatttaatcgatgaaaggagaaaatataaaaatgcagtaggtgaggcaggcgaaatggaatacaaacataTAAAgagagatcgacaggaaatgcaaaatggctagaggacaaatgtaaggatacagaAGCATAAACCACTTGTGGTAAGAtaaatgccgcctacaggaaaattaaagagacctctggagaaaagagaaccacttgtatgaatatctagagctcaggtggaaacccagttccaagaaaaaaaaagggaagcagaaaggtggaaggagtatatagagtgtctatacaagggcgagggacttgatggcaatattatggaaatggaagaggatgtagatgaagatgaaatgggagatatgatactgcgtgaagagttttgacagagcactgaaagacctaagtggaaacaaggtcctgggagtagacaacattccattagaactactgacagccttgggagagccagtcctgacaaaactgtaccatctggtgagcaagatgtatgatatgggcgaaataccctcagacttcaagaagaatataataattccaatcccaaagaaagcaggtgttgacagatgtgaaaattaccgaactatcagtttaataagccatggctgcaacaAACTAACACGAATCGTTTAAAGAAGTAtgtaaaaactgttagaagccgacctcggggaagatcagtttggattccgtagaagtattggaacaccttaggcaatactgaccctacgacatcttagaagctagattaaggaaaggcaaacctaagtttctagcatttgtagacagacttagagaaagcttttgacaatgttgactggaatactctgtttcaaattctgaaagtggcaggggtaaaatgcaggaagcgaaaggctatttacaatttgtgcagaaaacagatggcagttataagagtcgaggggtatgaaagggaagcagtggttgggaggggagtgagacaaggttgtagcctttccacgatgttattcaatctgtatattgagcaagcaataacggaaacaaaagaaaaatttgaagacggAATAGAattccagggaaaagaaataaaaactctgaagtttgccgatgacatcgtaattctgtcagagacagtaaaggactgggaagagcagttgaacggaatggacggtatcttgaaacgaggatataagatgaacatcaataaaagtaaaacgagaataaCAGAATATAGCTGAATTAACTCAGATGATACTGAAGGAACgtgatttggaaatgagacacttaaagtagtagacgagttttgctatttgggcaaagtCGAAGcacggaggatataaaatgtagaccggcaatgacaagaaaattgtttctgaagaagagaaatttgttaacatcaagtatagatttaagtgtcaggaagcactttctgaaagtatttgcattgagtgtagccatgtatggaagtgaaacgtgggcttgAACAgttagacgaaaagagaatagaagtttttgagatgtggtgctacggaagaatgctgaagattaggtgcgtaGATCATGTGAGGAACGAGGAGCTAATGAATAGAAtcggcgagaagagaaatttgtgatacaaccaactaggagaagggatcggttggtaggacacatactgaggcatcaagagatcaccaatttagtattggagggaaacgtggagggtaaaaatcgttgagggagaccaagagatgaataaagtaagcagattcagaaggatgtaggttgcagtagttactcggagatgaagaggtttgcacaggattgagtagcgtggagagctgcatcaaaccagtctttatactgaagaccacaacaacaacaaattatttaTCAGTCGTATTTCCACTGACTGAATTAATTGAAACCGTTGATGGGAGTTTTGTTCACACTTAAATGCCACCGTGGCGTAGCCGTAATAAAGCAACAATGGAAGTCATGCGACTGTTTTCAAGCAGTACAGTTCGAGAATACACTGGGAAGTCCGTTTAGTTCGTCGACTTTAGAAGCAAAAGATTgcagtgtaataaataaaataaataattagaaaaaaTTATCGTTACTTGCTGAAGTAGAGCCCAAAATTCTGTTGAAAGTGAGAATTTGCGCAAGAATGAATATAGACTGTGTATAAATTTTAAGTAATAGGTGGCAACGGAGTACAGAAATAGTTCATCTATTGATTGCTACCTAACAGCGCACCGTAGTGTGGCTTTCTTGGTTACTGGACTATCATTTTTCAAGTAAAGAAGCTTGAGTTGTTAAAGCGCCTTGAAGTCGGGATACTTGACTTCCTGCGTTAACTTAGCTGAGACATCCAAAAATCGGGACATGCGAAGAAAACAGGGACATACGGTAACATTAGTTCCTACGGAGGTATTCGTCGTTGCCTGCATGCAGCGCAGAATACATTCTTTACTTTTTTAATGCTGGGGTAAACAGTTCCCTCCTGAAACTGATACTGAGGTAGCTGAGGAACCGATATCCAGAAAGCTTAACAGTTATGTCGGTAGAGAGTaagcagcatgttatcttgtaGAGAAGGGCATCCAAAGATGCAGTTTCAggtatggttaaaatggctctgagcactatgggacttcacagctgaggtcatcagtcccctagaactcagaagtacttaaacctaactaatctaaggacatcacacacatccatgcccgaggcaggattcgaacctgcgaccgtagcggtcgcgcagttccagactgaagcgcctagaaccgctcggccacttaggccggcttcaGGTATCCGCCAGTGATATCTGTTGGGGCCCTTCCCGTTCATGGCGTATGTTAATGATCTTGCAAGATAATATTAATAACTTTAGCAGatgtttcgcagatgatgcagttataatAAACTACATAAATATATAGCCTGTGGTCttgttaagatttcaaagtggtgcggagattggcaacttgtttgcaatgttcagaaatgaaaaaagttttcatttcacaAAGCGAGATCACTTGGTATCTTATATCTACAATACCAATGACTCACAATCCAATCGACAAACTCgtacaaatacatgggtgtaaatttgtaaggatatgaactggaactatcacatggcctcagtcgtaggtaaagcaggcggCAGACATCTTTTCGTTGGTAGAATGCTAGGGAACTGCAGTCCAATCTAGGAAGGTGACTGCATACATAACAACAGTGCAGCCCATtccggaatattgctcaagtgtgtgggacctgcacCAAACAGGACTTACAATGAACAAGTGATATTGAACGTATACgaagaagggtagcacgaatggtcacagctttGTCTGGTCCATGTGAGAAACAAAAAAAAGATGACACGTGCTTTAAGACGTAGAGAAAGCTCACAAAGTGTCAAGAACAAGCGTAAGGGAAGAAACTACGAGTATACTATAACCCTACACGTATTTTCCCCGCTTGGGTCGTGAGGGAAACATTAGATCAGCTACAACAGGCACAGATGCTTTTAAGCAATTCTTCTTTCCTTGTTGCACACATCCCCTGGTTCGAtgggaaataccctctgccatacacttcaaagtggtttgcagagtacgtatGTTAATGTACTTTTATGCAAACCAGCCAGATTTCAATTTCTGCAGCGTGTATCAGAGGAGTGACAGTAAAACAATGAGATTCACTTCCTTTACACGCTCACCCGCGCATAATGCCCACTGGAAACCCACCATTTTCCAAAAAAACTACTTTGAAATTATCGGTTTCACGTTGTAGAAAATGCATTTGCCATTTTAGCATACATCTTCTGAACCTTAAAGGTGAATGTTTTATTGCTATTAAATGTTTGTAtcataattttgaaaataaagttttcatcTGTCTACACGTCAAATGGATATTTGTATATCGAAGAAACTTCAGAGGGCACACTATCAATACTGAATACAACGAAAGAGGGAGATGCTCACTTTACAATAATATGGTACAGTGCACACCCCCAGGTTTTTGTTAAAAACTCATTTTGTTCGACGTATATATATCCCTGTCATCTGATCTGTTCGAAAAATGTAAGACCAGCTACTTGAAGATCTCATCCTTGCTAAGCACAGCAGTTTTCAACATTAGATACGAGGTTCTATCTGCTCGGGCAGTAAGCTCTCGGGCAGTAAGCTCACCGCAAGCAACAATTCTGAGATTTCAGAAACGAAAACTAAAGCGATGGTAATCTATTGCAAACGTATTATACGCTCAACAATATCTTTAAATAACGTTACACCATATCTCATTTTACGTATCTCACAATGTTGCACATGGTTGTAGAGATCTTGAAAATTAAACCAGCCAACGTTTCAAGAATGTGCGGAACAATTACACGAGCTCTGTGGCCAACACTAGTGACaagatacaaaaattaaatttcgtaaagtTATGCCGTATTCGAATTTTTTATGCAACAAAACagataagaagaaaataaaataagccAAGAGCAAATGTAGCGTCCACACgactgaaatgaaatttctcagagcaattCACGGATGTACCGGACTGGACTGCACAATAAACGACTCAGTCCGAGAAAGTACTTGCAGCGAATAATAAAATTAGTGACTACAGAGCATGTGGTCATTAAATGAATGGAATACAAGCCCTTGCTAAAACTGGGTCTCGTGTACCAACTAGAAATAAGCAGCAGAACGAAAATACCAAACTGggtcaaatggctttgagctctatgggacttaacatctgaggccatcagtcccctagaacttagaactacttaaacctaactaacctaagaacatcacacacatccatgcccgaggcaggattcgaacctgcaaccgtagcggttccagactgtagcgcctagaaccgctcggccacggaaataccaagatattaaaaaaaaatcaactggAATACGCAGAAGTATCTGTGACGGAGATGGTTATATTCGTCACAATCACCAAGTTTACTAACAAGGTGTTTTGATTTAAGTGATATTGAAAAAGATCAAGATTGTTTTACTCTCTAAATCACGTGAAGAAAAAGTCTGCTgacgatttttgtgttaatttcctGTCTGTCCTAGCGATTCTCAACAAGCAGCTTTTCATTTATCTAAGCTAGACAAACAGTACAAAGTcatctgcaaaatgatggttgttCACTATGTTCCATTCACATGTACTCCTGCAGCTTTGAAGTTTAGCTACCTGGAAACTCGCGCTAGGCCTGCTCAAAATAGTTTTGGCGGTAATGGGTTTTCCTtgtttgaaatatttcaattttatatCACTCGCTATCCAGATGAAATCTAAAGGCAACTAACAATGACGAAGATATATTCATTATAATAATTAATGCTTCTTTCCTCGCGGGCTGACTGACGAGTTGTTGAAATCGAATCAAAAGCTTTCtcagtagtatatatatagttcCGTTTCTATAATTTAGTTCGCGACTTGCAAATAATTAGTTGTGTGATGTCCGCAACTGCGTATTATACCCACGATTTAACTTGACACTTTTCGCAGGGGTTGCTGGGAGGGTAAGCACGGCATCGCCGCCTAGCACATGCACTGCAGTGGGcacgagggaggggtggggggaggggcgtgTCGCCACGTGAGGGACACAGCAGGGAGGGGGAGAGCAACCCTACCCCTCTCACCCCACCATCGCCCGGCATGCACCACAGTGGATTCTATTATTCGTGCCAACAAAATTGACACTTGGCGCggcggctgatgggagcgaccgtaaatggAAAGTGCCTTTATGGTCTTTCCCATAAGCCGTAGCGCTGCCTCAACTTAGTGTACCCGTATATTACATTCCATTGACATTGCCTACTACAGGGCGCTGCGCTCGCTGTGTTGTTACCTTAGGTTGGTAAGGGCGGATATACTTTAATATGTACTGGCCCGAAATCAACCGACTCCCACCGATTCCTCTGCtcccagaaacaaaaacaaaactgccAAGTTACATTGTCCTGTGAATAAATACTATAACTTAAAACCCTTTACGTTACATACCTGTGACACTGATTCCTCATAATTTGAAACTGTCATTCCATGCTGCGTTTCTTCGCCATCTAGGAATTGAAGCAGATGGTAGTACCAAAGCCTGGGAATGTGCACGTCATCCTCGCCTGCGCCAGACATCATCGACTCGTTTGTTTTCCTCTTTTCCTTGCGATAAGAACTCCGGAGtgagttgattttctttattactgAATCCCTGTCTGCGCTAGGATCCATCTGCAATCGTTTATGCGGGAAACCTTGTTATCAGTACACAAGATGCATAATAATTCTTAAGTACAATAAACACCAACAATGAAACGAAAATTCCAACACTTACTAACCTCCTTCAATTTGGCAACCATTTTACGATATGCCAAGTTTTTCTTATTTCGGTCGTTGTATTCTTTCGATTTTACCTTCCAAAGGCAAGGTAGAGATTTGTACAGTTCAATAAATTCTGTTATAAATGCCTTAGGATAACAACGCACGTCCGTCATTTTTAAACATACGCAAAAAAGTCTTCTGTCACTACAATAGTAATAGAACCAACTTCGCTAACGTTATCGCCTTCACACTCGAGAGCTTCACCGTGCAAAATGAGTTTGTGCAGTTAAGGCCTTCACCAGGCCGACGGTTCCACAAGCGACACTTATCGACCTGCGCCAGCTGGGCTTTTCTCGTCCGTGCGCGCGCAGCTTTTCCGTTACAAACCGGTTTGCACAGGCTATCACGCGGCGCAGTACGCGTGTCTCGGCGCACACTGAAGCGCGGTAGGCTGCTGCGCAGGCAAGTTGGCCCGAGAGGCAACGCAGCATAGCGTGGGCAGGGGTGTACACGACGGCAGAGGAAGctgccgcaggcatccacgtacGGGAATCCGAGGAGGCTGTAGTACAGTCCGAGGCAACGCAGCAGTGTGCAAGCTAGGGCTGTACACACGGACACAGGCAGTAGAAGCAGATAGTCTTATTCTTTGTAGGAGACTCGGCCCGTGGATAAGGCCATGCATAATATAGACCGCGCGTGATGCTTTTGTATGAAACCAACATTCATGTCAGCTGATGTTTGGAAATCGTCTGCAGGCGGCTTATTAAACAAACATTAACGCACCGGAGTATTGAGGTTTGAAGCCAGTACCTAAGTCGCGTTGCGTAGGGTAGCTAGAATTTGTTGCTAGCAAACAGGGACATTTCTCTAAAATTAACTAACACCGGCCGTTATTTGTGTATCATAAACCGGGACATTTCGGGTCACTTTTCTTAAcgttaaaaaagtgaaatatttgtgcaaaatactgttgtattcaattgatttggtaaaataaataaatgaacactttatactgtaattaatttaataaaacccAAGAGAGGGCATTCAGGTGGTAATAACATTTAACAATATTAGTACTGATAACAAAAGCCTTTTTTATTTGGAAACATTAATACCAGATACAAAATTATCTACTGAAACACTGTATGTTGAAGTGAAAAGTTCACATGATTTGTTGTCTTACGCTTCATATTTATCTGAATATTGAGCTTTGGAGGAAAGATCTTTCCGCTGCTTGACGTATTCATAAACCTTAGAGCAATTCACTTGataattaaaaacatttaattAGTGCTTCGACTGTTGGTAGTTGCTATTTGTTCCGTTCCTCAGTCCACTGCGCATTCATGAGAGAAAATATTCGTTCCACGTTTGCATTATGCCGTGGAATACTGAGGACGAATTCACACAGATTCAGAAACTGAGAATACTGTTCTTCGCATCCAATCTGTCGAAAGAAATAGGTCCATTTCTCCTGACATGATGTGCTACCCCCAGttctttattgatttctgactcagTGAACTGCTTGagtaaagaaaactggt
Encoded proteins:
- the LOC126418947 gene encoding uncharacterized protein LOC126418947 — translated: MTDVRCYPKAFITEFIELYKSLPCLWKVKSKEYNDRNKKNLAYRKMVAKLKEMDPSADRDSVIKKINSLRSSYRKEKRKTNESMMSGAGEDDVHIPRLWYYHLLQFLDGEETQHGMTVSNYEESVSQEFITEQSVESVQETVSEEDVIEEGNTVFIGNENRDHWYTSRVSTSDYVPQAKKRKYETEECKERNDAAYTTQYERYVGEADECDLYGQLIATKLKKMDERSRDIAMNRIDNLLFEMKMKLNDQS